The Candidatus Eisenbacteria bacterium genome includes the window GAATCTGTCGAGCTTATCGGGGCGGGCGGAGGTGGGTCGGCGAGCGAGAAGAGGGAGGATGCAAAGCATCCGGACCGTGCCCCGAAGAGAGACCGGTGGGGGAAGGGGGAATCCGATTTCGATTTCGATTTCGATTTCGATCTTTCTTCGTGTACGTGAACGGGAAAGGGTGCGTGTAAGCTGGTGAGAAAGTCCGCCACGGCGGCGGATCTATAATAAGTCCTGCGCGTCCACGTCCACCACCACCTCCGCGCGCCCCCCTCCTCTCCGGCCGTGGAAGGCGTCCAGATGGGCGGCCAGGACCTCGCGGAAGGCGCGCCACCGCTCCGTCTTCGCTTTGATCATCAAGCGCCAGCGGAACCGGTCCCGGATCTTGGTGATCGGCGCCGGCGTCGGGCCGAGGATCTCGTGAATCATCGGAGTGATTCGGCCGTCGGAGGAGAGGGCGCCGCGGAAACGGGCGGCGGCTCCGCGCACGCTCCCCTCCCGCTTTCCCCGAAAGGTGAGCGCCACGATCCGCGAGAAGGGAGGGTATCGAAGCTCCCGGCGGTCCGCCAGCTCGCGTTCCACGAATGCGTCGAAATCGTGGTGGATCGCGGCGCGGATGCAATAGTGCCGGGGGTGAAAGGTTTGGATCACCACTTCCCCCTCCCTGTCCCCCCGCCCGGCCCGGCCGGCCACCTGCAACAGCAGCTGGAAGGTTCGCTCCCCCGCCCGGAAATCGGGAAGGTGGAGCGCCGTGTCCGCGAGGATCACGCCGACGAGGGACACGCCGGGGAAGTGATGCCCCTTGGCGATCATCTGTGTCCCGAGAAGGAGGTCGATCCCCCCGCCGGCGAAATCGGAGAGGATTCGGCGCGCCGAGTCCCTCTTGCGGGTGGTGTCCAGGTCCATGCGTCCGATTCGCGCGCTCGGGAAAGCGCCGCGCAAATCCTCCTCCACCCTCTGCGTTCCCATCCCCCGGTAGCCGATCCGCGCCCCGCCGCACTCCGGACAGACCGTCGGAGGCTCCTTCTCGACGCCGCAGTAGTGGCAACGGAGCACCGACTCCACGCGGTGAAAGGTGAAGGCGACCTCGCAATGAGCGCAGCGCGGGACGTGGCCGCAGTCCGGACAGTGCAGGAAGGGGGCGTAGCCGCGCCGGTTGAGGAAAAGCATCGCCTGCTCCCCCCGGCCGAGGGTCTCGCCGATCCGCTCGACCAGGCGGGGGGAGAGCGCTCCGATCCTCTCTTTGTACGGCACACGGGCCAGGTCAACGACCTCGATTCGCGGCAGAGGACGGTCGTGGATCCGCTTCGGGAGAACGGCGAGCCGGTACTTGCCGTCACGTACGTTCCAGATCGACTCCACGCTCGGCGTGGCGCTGCCGAGCAGGATCGGCACCCCTTCCAGCTTGGCGCGCACCACCGCCATGTCCCGCCCGTGGTAGCGGGGGGACTCTCCCTGCTTGTAGCTGGTGTCGTGCTCCTCGTCGACCACGATGAGTCCTAGATTCCGGAGAGGGGCGAAGAGGGCGGAGCGGACGCCGACCACGACCGGGAAATGGCCGCGACGGATCTCGCGCCAAGTGTCGTGTCTCTCCCCCGGCGAGAGGGCGCTGTGAAGCACCACCACTTCATCGCCGAAGCGGGCGCGAAAGCGGCCGACCGTCTGCGGCGTGAGGGCGATCTCCGGCACCAACGCGAGGACGGTCCGGCCGGCGGCGCGCGTCTCCGAGGCGGCGCGCAGATAGACCTCGGTCTTCCCCGATCCGGTGATCCCGTGGAGGAGATGCGCCTCGAAACGTCTTTCCCGGATCGCGGGGAGGAGCGGCGCGAGCGCCGCCTCCTGCTCTGGCGTGAGGGGACGGTCCGGGTCGTATCGGCTCGGAAGAGCGCCGCCTTCGGCGATGCGGACCATCTCCTCCTCCACGATCCGCGCGAATCCCTTCCCGACGAGAGCGTCGGCGGCGCCGCCGAAGCGGGCGCGCATTTCCGCGCGGCGCGCCCGGCGCTTCGCCCGCAGATGGAGAAGACACTCGATCTGCCGGATCGCGTTCTTACGAAGCTTCTCTTCCGCCCCCTCGGCGGCCCCTTCGGGGAGGATCTCGACCCAGCTCTCGGTCCGGTCCGCCGCCGGCCCCGGCTCGAGCACCGCCCGCACCTCCGCGCGGCCGAGCGACTCCAACCGCGCGAGCCCGCCCTCGACCTTCCCGCGGGATCCGAACCGCTTGACCAACGCCTCCACCGGAGCGCCCCCCTTCCCGCGGATCGCGTCCTCCAGTTCACGCAGAAAGGGTTCGCCGGCGGGATCTTCCCCTCCTCCGGTCGCCGTGGCGACGCGCCGGCTCCGCCGCATCCGGCCCACCGGAAGGGCGGCGCGGAGCGTCTCCCCCCAAGGGGCGAGGTAGTAGTCGGCGATCCAACGGGTCAGTTCGAAGAGAGGTCCTTCCAGGATCGGTCCCTCGTCGAGCACGTCGAGGACATCCTTCGCCTCCACCGGAGGGGGACCGTCGGCGAGCGCGACGACGAGACCGGTCATGCGGCGGGGGCCGAAGGGGACGAGTACGCGACGGCCGACCGGATCGCCGGCGTCGAGCGTCTCGGGAAGGCGGTAGGTAAAAGTCCGGCGCGTGGGCACCGGTACGGCAACGATGACGAAGCGGGACACCTTCGACTCCGTAGGGATGGGGGCGGTCGCGAGCCCGCGGGCGAACGCGGAGGGAGTATAGCAGCGGAGAAACCTACGGGGAAGGGAAGATCGGCGCGGAACGCATCAGCGAGAGGGAACTCCGCCGTGGACGGCGAGAAAGATCTCGGCGATTTCGGGGTCGAATATCTTTCCTGTCCGCCCGCGGATGCCGTCGATCGCCTCGTCGTGGGGGAGGGCGGCGCGATAGGGCCGATCGGAGGTGAGGGCGTCGTAATAGTCGGGGACGGAGACGATCCGCGCGCCGAGGGGGATCTCCTTGCCGCAGAGCCCGTCCGGATAGCCGGAGCCGTCGAAGTACTCGTGGTGGTGACGCACCACCGGCACGGCGCCGGCCAGGTAATCCACCGTCTCCACGATCCGCGCGCCGATCAGGGGATGGGTTCGCACCACCGCCCATTCCTCTTCGGTGAGCTTCCCCTTCTTGTTCAGAATCTGTCCCACGATCCCGATCTTGCCGATGTCGTGAAGCATGGCGCCGTACTGAACGGTTCGGATCATCCCCTCGTCCAACCCCATCTGCTCCGCGATCAGGGTCGCGTACTGGGTCACCCGGAGGGAGTGATAGGACGTTTGCGAATCCTTCGCTTCCAGGGAACGGACGAGGGCCTGCACGGTGTTCAGTATGTTCTGGCGCCCCTCGGCGAGAAGGAGCGAGTTGTCCACGGCGAAGGCCACCGTCTGGGCGAGCACCCTCCCCAAATCACTGTCCGTTCGCGTGAAATCACGGGGACTTCGGTAGTAAAAGGTAAGCACCCCCAGGGAACGGCCCCGGGCTTCCACGGGGAAACAGGCGATCGATTCGAACCCGCCCCTGTGAACCGCCTCCGGGTAGTGGTGGAACAGGTCCCCCCTCCAGCGGATGACGGTCCGCGGCTCGCGCTCGCGGATTGCCGCGTGTCCCAGCGTCCCCCGAGCGGCCATGGTGTCCCGGAAGTGGGTGTGCCGGTCCGCGCCCGCGCCGTTCCGGGAGACGAGCATCTCCACGTTCCCCTCGGCGAGGGTGACGGAACAGCCGTCCGCGCCGGTCACGCGAATCAGCGCCTCCACCGAAGCCCAGACCACCTCCTCCGTATCCCCGTCGCGTCCCGGAGAGCGGGTGCGATGCAGGTCCGCCAGGGCGCCCAGGTTCTCCTGGAACGTGGCGATCCATCCGCCGCCGGAGGGTTCCGCCTCCAGAAGCGCCGCCTGCGCCGTATGGCTCGTCGGCTCCGGCATCGACTTCTCCCCGGGCGCTCCCGCGCCGCCTACCTCCCTACACGCTGAGGAAGCTGCCGATCTTCTCGATCAGCTTGTTCGGGCTGAAGGGCTTTACGATGTAATCGTCGGCGCCCACTTCCATGCCCATTCGACGGTCCACTTCGCGCCCCTTGGCGGTGAGAAGAATCACGGGGATCGCGCTGGTGTCCGAATCCGCCTTGAGCCGGCGGCACGCCTCGAAGCCGTCCACCTTGGGCATCATGATGTCGAGCACCACCAGGTCCGGCTTCTCCTTCTTCGCGCGCTCGATCGCCTCCTCCCCGTCCGCCGCGGTGATCACTTCGTACCCCTCGGCGCCGAGACTGAAGTCGAGAATGTGCAGGATGTACACCTCGTCATCGACGATCAGGATCTTCTTGCTCAAAACCGTTCCACCTCCTCTCCTACGACCAAAGACCGGCCCGGTCGCCGGCGCCTACCCGGCGCCCCCCGAGGGCGCGATCCATCTGCTGCAGGAGTCGTCTCTCGTCGAAAGCCCGGAGCGCGCGCCCCGGCCCTCGCCGGGCCGGTCCGCCCCCCTCGGGCGCCTGAAATGCGATGATCGGAATGCCCCTCGTGTTCGGGTCGCGCGCGAGCGCGCGGGCGAGGGCGTAGCCGTCTCGGAGCGGTAAGGCCATGTCCATGAGGATGAGGTCCGGATGCTCCCGCCCCGCGAGCCGGAGCGCTTCCCCGCCGGAACAGGCCGGGATCGGGCGGTAGCCGTGTCGTTCGAGCGTCCGGACGATCAGCGCGAGCAGCGCGGCGTTCTCCTCCGCCACCAACACCGACGGAGCGGCGATCGGATCCCGTCCCTCTAGCACGCCTCCCCCTCCTTTTCGACGTCCTCGGGGCCGCCGGCCACCACGGGAGGGAGATTCTCCCGCCGCCGGTCGCGGACCAGCACGCTCCCCTGTATGGACTTGCCGTACTGTTTCACCTCCGAAGCGATGTCGCCCACCTGGGCGACATGCTCGATCTGGTGCCGGTCGCTGGTCACCATGGCGAGGGTCACCGAGAGAA containing:
- the priA gene encoding primosomal protein N', giving the protein MSRFVIVAVPVPTRRTFTYRLPETLDAGDPVGRRVLVPFGPRRMTGLVVALADGPPPVEAKDVLDVLDEGPILEGPLFELTRWIADYYLAPWGETLRAALPVGRMRRSRRVATATGGGEDPAGEPFLRELEDAIRGKGGAPVEALVKRFGSRGKVEGGLARLESLGRAEVRAVLEPGPAADRTESWVEILPEGAAEGAEEKLRKNAIRQIECLLHLRAKRRARRAEMRARFGGAADALVGKGFARIVEEEMVRIAEGGALPSRYDPDRPLTPEQEAALAPLLPAIRERRFEAHLLHGITGSGKTEVYLRAASETRAAGRTVLALVPEIALTPQTVGRFRARFGDEVVVLHSALSPGERHDTWREIRRGHFPVVVGVRSALFAPLRNLGLIVVDEEHDTSYKQGESPRYHGRDMAVVRAKLEGVPILLGSATPSVESIWNVRDGKYRLAVLPKRIHDRPLPRIEVVDLARVPYKERIGALSPRLVERIGETLGRGEQAMLFLNRRGYAPFLHCPDCGHVPRCAHCEVAFTFHRVESVLRCHYCGVEKEPPTVCPECGGARIGYRGMGTQRVEEDLRGAFPSARIGRMDLDTTRKRDSARRILSDFAGGGIDLLLGTQMIAKGHHFPGVSLVGVILADTALHLPDFRAGERTFQLLLQVAGRAGRGDREGEVVIQTFHPRHYCIRAAIHHDFDAFVERELADRRELRYPPFSRIVALTFRGKREGSVRGAAARFRGALSSDGRITPMIHEILGPTPAPITKIRDRFRWRLMIKAKTERWRAFREVLAAHLDAFHGRRGGGRAEVVVDVDAQDLL
- a CDS encoding HD domain-containing protein, whose amino-acid sequence is MPEPTSHTAQAALLEAEPSGGGWIATFQENLGALADLHRTRSPGRDGDTEEVVWASVEALIRVTGADGCSVTLAEGNVEMLVSRNGAGADRHTHFRDTMAARGTLGHAAIREREPRTVIRWRGDLFHHYPEAVHRGGFESIACFPVEARGRSLGVLTFYYRSPRDFTRTDSDLGRVLAQTVAFAVDNSLLLAEGRQNILNTVQALVRSLEAKDSQTSYHSLRVTQYATLIAEQMGLDEGMIRTVQYGAMLHDIGKIGIVGQILNKKGKLTEEEWAVVRTHPLIGARIVETVDYLAGAVPVVRHHHEYFDGSGYPDGLCGKEIPLGARIVSVPDYYDALTSDRPYRAALPHDEAIDGIRGRTGKIFDPEIAEIFLAVHGGVPSR
- a CDS encoding response regulator, which translates into the protein MSKKILIVDDEVYILHILDFSLGAEGYEVITAADGEEAIERAKKEKPDLVVLDIMMPKVDGFEACRRLKADSDTSAIPVILLTAKGREVDRRMGMEVGADDYIVKPFSPNKLIEKIGSFLSV
- a CDS encoding response regulator; its protein translation is MLEGRDPIAAPSVLVAEENAALLALIVRTLERHGYRPIPACSGGEALRLAGREHPDLILMDMALPLRDGYALARALARDPNTRGIPIIAFQAPEGGGPARRGPGRALRAFDERRLLQQMDRALGGRRVGAGDRAGLWS